The genomic DNA ATCCCACCTCTACCACCATTCCTTAACACTACAAACAGGGGAGGATCGACTAAGCAGATGCTTGTGCCCTAAGCTTTTTAGGGATTGTGTAGGTCCTAGTTGCCTCGATCGAGGTTAGAGGACCCCTCGGACTGCATAAGGGGTCTTGTGTAATTTCTACGCTAGGCCTCTGACTCTGGACTAGTTAGCAAATTGGAAGAGTCCTCAAACTTTCAGTCTACTTATGATCTCTAACGAGCTTGATCCGTCATTTAGTACTTTCACCGGAGGCCATGAACTTGCCATTCCTTACattcttcattttttcttcaatCTGTAGTTGAACAATAAGTCCTGAGTTATTGTCCAGTAATCACCCCAATACTACTGGTCCTGTGCCATCATGATGGCTTCCAATTAGAACAAAAGCTGTATCAtggaagaaataaataatttttcttaaaaaatgcatgaaatgATTTCGATGGTGTTGATTTCGATGGTGAAGAGGTAATAAAACAAGAATTATGAAATTActgaaaaatgaaattacTAATATCTCTACGAAAAACCAATACAAATTTAAACTGAATTAACCACCCAACCTCATTGTAACTGTCGATTATTAATCCATTATGTTGATCCTTCCCTTCTCGAAAATTCCCACCAGGAGAAGGAAAATTCCCACCAGGAGTCTTCTGTTCCTTCTTCCCAACTAATTATAACTCGGTAAACGACAGAACATTGTAAAGCATACAATCATGTGCGGTACAATACAGTAGGAAAcatcaaaaagcttcaaagtACAGAATATTAGATAGTTCTCCCTGGAACCGGGCGAATCCTTTTCTTCCGCCCTGTTCcactttgtttcacttttcacccaAACCTTTCAACCCGATTGCCATTCGGACCAGTCACACAACGTttcgttttcaatttttaaccGGAAAAGcaagagagaatgagagagagagagagagagagagagagagagagatcgttTAAACTTTTCATCATGTTTCAGTAATTATCCCGTGCCCATTGAATGCCCCACAACCGGTTGTTAATTATCCCGCACTAGCCTCCACAATTGAACCCGTGAACGTGTGcatgttttaattaaagttCTGCCCGCCTGAAAAGATGAATTAACGATTTgaactgtgtgcgtgtgtgtgaattaTTTCGTATGATTCCGCATTTCGCCTACCGATACGGTACGGTTTGTAATTGCGAGCTGCAACTGAAAAACCGGGAGCCCGGCCGCGTAAATGAGTGTGTCAGCTAAAGATTTGTTAAACCTTGCTTGTCACCCATTTtccggtgcgttttttttagGCACTGCTTTTCCGacagttttcctttcgttgAAAACTCTTATCACCGTCCTCTCTCTTCTAGTGCAAAGTACTAAGGGTTAAGTACTCTCTTGGTCAAGGTAAGAACGTGGGGTGAGTTGTAGAATTGCAAACATCAACCAAGCTCCCCAACGTCCGTTGATGTTCTGTAATTTAGAAATCTCATTCCACGCCGCCCACAATCGCAAGCTATATAAAGCCCCAGCAGCCGGGCGCCATCCAAGTCAAAACACCATCCGACCGTTTGTGAGACGCTGGTGTGGTCGCTGTCTTGCAATTAAATTCGTGTAGCGAGTCGGAGAAAAGAAGTTTCCCCAGTCGGTCCTTTAAGTCATTCTTTTCATCTGCATTACGTGCATTAGTTTGGCAGGTTTGGATCGTTGTGCGAACCGTGCCGCAGCAACGCAGCTGCAACTGCAGGGCCACATTTAATATCCCGCGCCACTCCAAGCAAGGTACTCGGGGTAAAAGTTTTAACAGTTTCCCGTTTTAATTATTGATAACCGTGCCGTGCTTTTTCGTGTCGCAATTGTCCCACGCGGTCTGTGCAAACTACGTGCGCTACACGCCACCTCTAGCACGCAGCATGGCGGGCCCGTTTAATTCCAGCAGTCGAACGCTGATggcactgctgctgttccaAGGTGCAGCACTCGTCGTGCGTTCCGACGAACCGAAACGTGATGCAAACGTAAGTTAACGTCTAGATCGTGTTGATCGGGTTCTGTACACCGTGTCTTTGTGCAGTATCCACCGCCGGAATTGCTCGAGAAGATGAAACCGATGCACGATGCCTGCGTGGCCGAGACGGGTGTGTCCGAAGGTAAGGTACAGTACGCTTACACACAACCTCACCATTTTCATGTCCATGCCCTCCGTCTACCTGCAGATGCCATCCGGCGGTTTAGCGATCAGGACATTCACGAGGACGACAAGCTAAAGTGCTACATGAACTGTCTGTTCCATCAGGCGGGCGTGGTGAATGACAAGGGCGAGTTTCATTATGTGAAAATTCAAGACTTTCTGCCCGAATCGATGCACCTCATCACGCTGAACTGGTTCAAGCGGTGCCTGTATCCGGAGGGCGAAACAGCCTGCGATAAGGCGTTCTGGCTCAACAAGTGCTGGAAAACGAAGGATCCGGTGCACTACTTCCTACCCTAGGGTGTCGTGGAATCGAACGATGCGTTGGGACTTGTTTCGAggtattttcaaataaattgcaACTTTATTCCTATTCGTCTAGGTCTCAGTCTACATTTCAATAGCTAAGAACTCAGGGTAATAAGTTTTTTTCTAACCATGAGTGTTGTTGGACTGTATCTTCCGGTTCCTACTTGATCACAGAAGATAATGTAAAGGATGCATTAGCATCTTGATCATACCTCAAGATTCGTAAGAATTCATCGCGTAAGGCGTTTTAATCAGGAATAGGGAAATATTCTCTAGTTATAGCATGATCGGACTGCTTCCAGTACCCTAGCTGAAATCTGAGCACAAATGCTGTGCTGTCGATTCAAATCTTTGGCGCAGGATTTGGAATCATTTTAAGGGTACGATAGCATATTTAAGTATCGCTCATTGGA from Anopheles stephensi strain Indian chromosome 2, UCI_ANSTEP_V1.0, whole genome shotgun sequence includes the following:
- the LOC118506477 gene encoding general odorant-binding protein 83a-like isoform X1, encoding MAGPFNSSSRTLMALLLFQGAALVVRSDEPKRDANYPPPELLEKMKPMHDACVAETGVSEDAIRRFSDQDIHEDDKLKCYMNCLFHQAGVVNDKGEFHYVKIQDFLPESMHLITLNWFKRCLYPEGETACDKAFWLNKCWKTKDPVHYFLP
- the LOC118506477 gene encoding general odorant-binding protein 83a-like isoform X2, whose protein sequence is MALLLFQGAALVVRSDEPKRDANYPPPELLEKMKPMHDACVAETGVSEDAIRRFSDQDIHEDDKLKCYMNCLFHQAGVVNDKGEFHYVKIQDFLPESMHLITLNWFKRCLYPEGETACDKAFWLNKCWKTKDPVHYFLP